GTTTAGATTACTAGCAGATGCTATGTGTCGTTGAACAAGAAGACCAAGCGCACTCCTATTGCTGAAATCTGATAAATCTGATAATGTCAGTCTTGCAAAAATATTGTGTCACTGAACATCTTGTGTGTGGCTTAGACAGAGAGGTCAACAGCAGGCCACAAGGGAAGCCTGAGCCTGAAGCcaacaaccaaccaaccaaccctGTCTCCTGTTTTTTCGTTTCCTTCCCTTATTCTAAGTAGCTCTAATTCAAGAGCACATGAAAGAACCGCAggcggccaaaattaatccagagtcccccccactacagcatgcttTGCAATTAGATTGTTGTTGTGGCCcttaaaacccaagaatttaatttttaaatttaaTTGCCCTTCTCTAAACGTTAGCTCCAGGCTCCTTGTTCGACCACGGTCAATATCACTTCAAATATCCATATTCCTGTGACTCATTTCTCTTGCTTGCGTACAGAGAGAGCAACGCATGGCTTAGCCCTTTTGGTGCCCAGTGTTTTGGGCATTTTTACCCGCTGTCTTGCCGGATGGTTTTTTGAAAGTGCAACAATTTCAATTTCTGTCTAAGTAACACATTAGCAGGCTTTAAATTTGAATGCCATTTATTGGCAATAAGTTGCTGAACATTTTACAAAGTATTCTTAAATCTAAAAATTCAAGCGAAGACTTGTCTAATTGTTTTTGAAGTTAGGATAATTGGTGTTTCCCAATCATCTTGAACTGACACTCTCGCTGTCACTTGAAGACATCCACCTTTTAATCAACATCAAAATCCTCTGAATCGGAGCTCTTAAAAAGTTCTTGACTTTCTGCATCGTTAAAAAAAACGTGTGCAGGCTCATTTGTGCCGGTCTGCCATTTTGGAAAATGACAGATCCTACTAACAGAGAACCTTTTTTGCGCCATTCGGCCATATAAAAACAAAACTTGACACAGTACAATTTTAGTTTAACCAACTTTTGTGTGGATAGTGCAACCAACGTACAGATGTCTCACGTTCCTGAATTGTCTGACTTGGGAAAGGCAGAAAGTTTGTGAAAAAAAGGGGCACAGCTTTACTCGGGCACTTAAAGCAATTGTGTCGGCTCAAATATGAGACAGAGTAGAAGGGTGCACTTGGACCAGTCGTAAACGTAGTCATTAAAGTAGATGAAACTTGACATTTGCAGCAGCCATCGGGGCACCACACACCAGCAGTGGTCCAGCTCGACCTGGCGGACCTGTCGTCCATTGCGGAGAAGGCTCAGCAGGCACTGCGCATCCACGGCCGCATCGACATCCTCGTCAACAGCGGTGGCATCAGCTACCGCGGGGAAGCGTGCGACACTTCGGTCGAGGTGGACGTCAAGCTCATGATGGTCAACTACTTTGGGCATGTTGCACTTACCAAAGGTTCGTCATGGTCAAAGTAGTTTAGTTATGTGGCCAGCTGTTGAAACCCAGGGTTCGTTCACCTCCTTGAAATCGTAAAGAACCTCTTAGATTTGGAAAAACAGATTCAAGGGTCCGTAAAGCTTCTTGAAAATAAATGTGCTCCTTGAATCTCTTGAACACTGTGGTTGGAGGTAAATTTCGAGCATTCAAAGTTGCAAACTCCACATATGAGCTATGCCATGGACACTATTGAGAAACAATCTTCAATATATTTTCTTTTGAAAGTGTCACTAAACGATTGCAATGGTGTTGCTTGACTTAAGGACACAGAATAATTAGTGGCAGCTTCTTCAGGGCCATTATGGATGGCCCTGAGCATGCGTGCAAGCTTGCACTCAAGTGATCTCCCATTACCCCGATTTCTTTTGCAGCGATACTGCCCAACATGATCGACATGAGAGATGGGACCATCGTTGCCATCAGCAGCGTGCAGGGAAAGATTGGCCTGCCATTCCGCTCAGCCTGTGAGTTGGGAGTCTGCACCTTCCTTGCTTTCAAGCTCACACTATCGATCAAATGATCCGAAGCCACTTAAGCATGACTAAGACTGACAATTGCACCTTACAGTGCAGCCCGTATTGAATCCTCAGCAAGGACTCGCTTGGTCTTGGACGTACAGTATCAGTGATGAGACCTGAAGCCACTCaaaggggtaaaaaaaaaacagattgcaCCGTCCAGATCGTCACATCGAAATCATTGACAAAAATTTGTCTAGTCTGGAAAATACCGTCTTGGTCAAAAATTTCGGGCTGCTTAAGCATGGCAAGAACTGACATTACTTTGTGGAGTACCCTGTTCTGAATCTTCAGTGCATCGGAGTGCTGAGGATTTGTTTGATCTGGAAAGTACAGCCTCGATCAAGATTTCCGAGGCCTCTTTAAAAGCATAATGAGAACTGGCACTGCTCCATGCACTACAGTCTGTACTGCATGCTCAGCACTTGAAAGTGCTAAAGTGCGAAAGAGAGCACTCTTTACCGCCCTCCACAGCTTCCGAGTGCCAGAAGTTAGAGCGACACCTTCAAAtgggataaaaaaaaagcacgtttGTGCAAGTTGTGACATGGAAACTTTTGACGAAGGCTGTACTTTTTCAGAATGCATCTGACCATCAGTAAGCTGGCTTTGGTGCTGGCACCTCTGCCACTGCTATTTCTCATCGTGTAGAAGCTCTGCAACACCCATGCGCCTCTTTTGCCACTTCGgatatttttttaaaatttttttttgccgtaGTGGCAAAAAACACCTATTCAAATGCCTAGTGGTAAAGCGCCTTCTACCACTAGGTGCCTACCACTAGGCAAAGGCCACCAGGCCTTCGTGTCATGAAAGAGCTTCTCATTTCTGGTGCTGGACCAAATCGCTGACCACGCTGCGTGGAAGAAAAGCATTCCAAAAATACTGCGACTAGCTTGTCTGGGAAACGCATAataagcacccccccccctctttttttctaGTTTGCTTTCCTTTGTCTCTGACTTTCATTATGTTAATAAACTTCTGAAGAGCTTGCTGTTAGGCTGTTAGCCCCTGCGTGTTATCTCCGGTCCAATCACCAATGAGCCACTGATGCGAACATTTTCCCCATTTCGATGTCACTGAAACCGAGCCCCAAGATGATAACAGCATCATATCAAATTTTATTTATGGTGTAAATCACTACACGTGTAGGTGTttatacagaaagaggtcccatAGCACATGGCTGAAAGGGCTTATAGGGTTGAAGAGCAACCAGCTAGCTGTCTACCTCCCAAAACTTGTTTTACTAAAACACTTTACACATATAATTGAAACTTGTAGCACAGGTCCAATCGGAAGTGTTTCTGAGTGTATGCAACATGTTTTAAATATTATTTTCATTGTTGCTCTTGCTTTTGATTCACTACCTCggtgtgcacaattgtgcacgTATACCTTCTGATTGGGTTAACGATATCCTGGTTGCATTTTTTACAGATGCGGCATCCAAGCACGCAACCCAGGCCTTCTTTGACAGCTTGTTGGCTGAAGTGGCACAGTATGACGTCCACGTATGCGTAGTCTCTCCAGGTTACATACGCACTAACCTCTCAATGAACGCACTCACTGGCACGGGATCAGTCTATGGCGGTGAGTATCGGCAGTTGTGGTTTACTCATTTTCATCACTGGCTGCGTGTGTTGGCTAAGTAAGGCCTGTAGCTTTGGTTACACTGTGTGGAGGCAGCATCTGCGAGTGCGAGGCGACATCAGTATCGCTTTGTTAAACACCAGGTATGCTAGGCTTGTTTTACTCCAATGGTTAGGCTTAGACATGTACGGGTATAGAGCTGTATACCCTATAGGTATACACCTGTACTGCCATCTATTGCACCCATTGGTAACTACAAAACGGCTCTTTGTACTCTGTCAAAAAACCTGCTTCCGGCTTGAAAACATACTCATTGTGGTAGGTTTGCCAAATGCCAAAAAGCATTTTTGGGGCAATAAACCAGCTTAGATCATCTAGAGATTTTAGATGGTGGCTTGTACGAATATAAGTTGTCTGGTTTGAAGCGAATTCGAAGTGAATGGTAGTTAGTACATAATTTCGAAGTGGATAGTTCAAATAGTTGTGAAATTTGCATAAATCTTTTGGCACAACGGCCAGAGATTGGCAAATCTAAAAAAGAGGGACATTAGGTGGCTTTACTCAAAGATGAAGCAGTGCCATTTCAGGGAACAGTGTCAAGCAAAAACATattttatgcaaaaaaaaaaacacattttcatGCAAAAGCACATTTTCATGCAAAAACATATATTGTTGAGCATTATTTTTACAACGCCAGCAGTACACAAAAATCATTCACAGAATTTTGCTCAGTGTTGTAGTTCACCGTACTTAAAATTTTATGGCAGGCAAAGCTGCGGGAACGTTTCGTTTGCGCTTCACATAGCTCATTGCATGTCATGTGTCGTGATGCTGCGAAGTGCAGATGTAGCATGTGAACTTGATCGCATAATGCCCGCAGTTTGGACTATGTTCTGCAAATTCACCTTGGAGCTGTTTTTCCAACACGTGAGCCTAAGCTGTTTCATTCAGTGCACAGGCGAACTTGGTAGGCACGCTCCTGTAGCTTACGGCTGGTTGCCTTTGGACCTAAACACCGCATCTAAAGACCTCAGTCTGGCCCCCTGCGTGTTATCTCCAGTCCAATCACCAATGAGCCGCTGATACGAACGTATCAGCATAGCGGCAAACTAGCAATTGTTTGCTGCCGGCCCCCACTGCACTGGCAGTCAGTGAACTTTTGTCACGGCTGCACTGCCGTGGCTGTAAGGCCTAACCAGGGCAGCTTCTCTGTAAGTCAGTGACCTAAGTTGCAATGTAGTGTCCAGATAACGTCGATCTATTCACGGCAGTCGTACTGCTCTCAAAAATCCAAGCAACACCTCATCAGTGAAAGTGAGAGTACGGGAGATGCCTGAATGGCGAAATGTTTCTCGcggctgccatttttttttttcagacattgTGCACGCGGATCATGTCTGAAAGATTTAACAAGACACCATACAAAATTTCAATCGCTGTCATAGATCGGTTCAATAATTGAGGTACGTGTCAGTGTTATGTGAATGTTCAATTAAAAGAGCATGTCTGAAAGGACGGTAAATGAGTTCATCTTTGGCTTGCCTTGGCTGTCGGCCATGTCAATCAGTGGCAATGTGACTTTCTCGCCAAAATCGGAGCTGTTGATATTTGTTTGTTTCGAATGCTTAGAAAATTCCGAATGCAGCAATTCAAACCAAAGCAAATATCGAATAGCATAATATTAGATTGAATGTCAAAAAATGCCGAATATTCGCACTAACCCTAGAGTTACCTTTACTTTAGCATAGAAATTTGGTACCTTGTTTTATTGCTTTATTAGGTAGCTTTTGATTCTGTAATTAAAGTGTGAAGTCTCACATTGAGCATACAATgaattattaaatgcgaagcatttcttggcgaacatttaccacttcgacagcatctatctatctagccgcctacgtcttcatGCTCTCATGATCGTATCGTTAACTTCATATTTACCAAAatcggcatactatgacaagagtgtatgacgaacataaatggtaggtcatgacatgaatatcatgacaagTGTGTCAAtaaggtcatgaaacagctgcctacgtcttggtactctcatggtcatttcgttaacttggtaggtaccaaaattggtatagtatgacaacagtgtacgacgaacataaatgataggtcatgacatgaatgtcatgtaggtcataaaacatgtgcctaaaatgacaatgacccagtgaaaaaaacattaacactcaaaaaccactgaaatgggtttggtctgggtactaagtgaaggcaacactaaagaatgatgctagaagtcgtagtcatgagcatgactcagtaaaaatggaaatgactcagcaaaaaagattaacactcaagaaccacagaaatgggttctgacgtggatactaagtgagggaaacactaaaggatggtggtagaagtgatagtcatgagcatgactcagcaaaaatgtcagtgactcagtgaaaaaagatgaacactcggaaaccactgaaataggttctgacgtgagtactaagtgaaggaaatgctaaaggatgatggtagaagtgatagtcatgagcatgattcagcaaaaatgacagtgactcagtgaaaaaagattaacactcggaAACCACTGAAATAAATtctgacgtgagtactaagtgaaggaaatgctaaacgatgatggtagaagtcatagtcatgaccatgactcagcgaaaaaataaacactcaagaaccactgaaatgggttcggacgtggggaCTAAGGGAAGGAAAAAGCTAAAGATTAATGgctgaagtcatagtcatgaacattgCTAAGGCTTTCACATTAAGGTCTCCTAGGTGTTGCTAAAGGGACCCCTGAGGACTcgtgacgtgaatgtcatgacatgcgtgtcatgtaggtcatgaaaaagctgCCTACATgtgggtgctctcatggtcgtttcattaacttggtaggctcccctgcacactgcttcgcataacatcgattcccctAGGGCATCGGATCTGCTGGCTTCAATTTTATTATCTAGTGTGACTTGTTCAAAACGCGTCCCAAGGGCAGCGTAGCGTTTATTGTGAAGAAGAAAGCAAGTTACATCACTGAAACCAGGATTGGCTGTCACATGGCATTACAAACCACTGATGCCAGGCACGCCAGTCAGCCAGGTGTAGGGGTCGAAGGCCACACCACGAGTTTCGAAAAAATCCTTCACGATAAACAGCTATCCCATTTTGCTAATCTGACCTTGTCACTGGAAGTTTCGTTCACGTGCTACCAAACTGGCCTTTTCGTTGTCCTCAACTCTTTCCCTAcaatggggaaaataggtgttttttgtaggttacaccagatcttttttttttttttctaaaggaactactgcactcagtattttatgtaatacataaacaaaaagcagaatgaatgcacttttcacgcctAAAGGTTTTCTGAACGAAATTTATGTCATAAAGAAGACATAAATTGgcaaaatcaagattgtgggataaaattaaacaaagtttgtaaagtcacgcttggtatctactaagaaaaaaacttcacgaaaattatgagatatacaaaatgcaTTGCCATCTgataggcactatctccgaaaaaatccaAATTTTTCAAGGAGCAGGTATTCCGCTAgcaaaatttaactgcaagcactacagtttgGCGTGCCGGGCGGCAGCCACCGAAGTTTCAGGCTGGTTTGTGTCATCGTAGCTTTCAGACTCAAAGCCCAATGAAAAGACAGCATCCTCTGACTTCCTACTATTCGAtgcatcgataagatcagccacagaggcagcaaaatcgcgatatctgcgatctcccaaAGCGCGCGCGCCACTTTTGGAGCCAGACATTTTTGCATTCTgttttgacgatcgcgaaacttcggagcgtgtTCAAAAATCACCGCCTTGTGGGAATAaggcaaactgcttagaaaactaaaatatagttctcctccttcacgtccgatagctcAGTATGtctgtgagcggcgcggaaggtctcaaaAGCGGCGTTTCAAGCCATCGATAGTGGGCTAACAATGCCCAATGAGCGTagtacggaaagagttaatcCCACCATTCTTTGCGTTCAACACAGGATAAGCCTAGTCCTGTTGCTCCTTCGGCAACACGAAGtatctctctcactttctttccccTATTATCCCATCAAGTGCTTAATTAATGCACTCAAGCCTTCAGTGGCATGATTATTATCTTGGCTGCATCCGCTACACAGGGCTGATTGGTGCACACACCAATGATGTGTGGTACCACATGACCACCGCCTTCGATTGCCGCGTCACCCTGCAACCTGCATCATAATCGAGACTGCATTGCACTTGGTGGATGCTTTTAATTACATCCATTTAAATATGATACAACTGCTCTTCAACAACCCTAAGCATTCTCAGCgcaagctccacccacaaaacTGCAGTGCACTTGCCCTGTGTGCTTCCGTGATCTGTAACATAGTTTCGTGAAGGCGGTGATATAGAAAGAAGTTTGCCTCCACCATTCATGGAAATTAGTGCATGGAAAGGACAACAATAATGATATTTATTTTATGTAAAAGATAGGAACGGTTAGCAATGATTATGTGATTATGTGCAGTGCAGTACTGCCAGGCAATTCAGGTTAGAAGCCTGAGTAGACCTCGTTTCCATTTACTACAAACAGCAGCTAACAGGGGGGAAGAACATTTCAATCGAGATTAccaggaaagaagaaaaaatgaaaagaattTTTAGATTACACTGTCCTTTGGACATGAAAGACCACATCAATTCAAGTTTGAATCGATCTATACAAATTCTCTTCAAATTGTACGTAGGTTTATTTGCCATTTTGTTTTTAGGTCATCATCAAGTGTGCTGTGCTTTCAAGATATTAAGGTTTCATACTATAGCTACAGTTTACAGATGTCCattaaagaaaacgaaaatgAGACAAATTTTCTGTTAGC
This genomic stretch from Dermacentor silvarum isolate Dsil-2018 chromosome 2, BIME_Dsil_1.4, whole genome shotgun sequence harbors:
- the LOC119440352 gene encoding dehydrogenase/reductase SDR family member 7B; translated protein: MPLSELRRLILFPVQPSGHHTPAVVQLDLADLSSIAEKAQQALRIHGRIDILVNSGGISYRGEACDTSVEVDVKLMMVNYFGHVALTKAILPNMIDMRDGTIVAISSVQGKIGLPFRSAYAASKHATQAFFDSLLAEVAQYDVHVCVVSPGYIRTNLSMNALTGTGSVYGVMDETTATGMAPEDVADIVLEAVVNKRTDVVIASFIPRLVLFVRVLMPWLYFTIMKGRAKRLRLQQRRVQ